The following coding sequences lie in one Pseudarthrobacter phenanthrenivorans Sphe3 genomic window:
- a CDS encoding sugar phosphate isomerase/epimerase family protein: protein MKIALDPTPFHHSHSLLEFPKVAADLGYKYMQMTPHADFIPFFNHPKADDELVRQLNKACKDAGIEIASVLPVLRWSGPDEDAREAAVRYWKRAIQITVDLGVSTMNTEFSGRPEKAEESERAFYRSMEELLPIIEREGIDLLIDPHPDDFVEEGLAALRVIRGVNSKNVGMVYVASHSFHMKNPPLDIMRAAGDKLRLVHVADTMDHHASHGLRYITNPPGNPVRVHQHLKIGDGDVNWDEFFGGLKEIGFLDRDDTVMVSSVFAEDENADEVSRYQLETMKQYVQKVNG from the coding sequence GTGAAAATCGCCCTTGACCCCACCCCGTTCCACCATTCGCACAGCCTGCTTGAGTTCCCGAAGGTGGCTGCGGACCTCGGTTACAAGTACATGCAGATGACGCCGCACGCGGATTTCATTCCCTTCTTCAACCATCCCAAAGCGGATGACGAACTTGTGCGCCAGCTGAACAAGGCCTGCAAGGATGCGGGGATCGAAATTGCCTCCGTACTGCCGGTGCTTCGCTGGTCCGGGCCGGACGAGGACGCCAGGGAAGCGGCTGTCCGCTACTGGAAGCGTGCCATCCAGATCACCGTGGACCTTGGCGTCAGTACGATGAACACCGAGTTCAGCGGTCGTCCGGAGAAGGCGGAGGAGTCCGAAAGGGCCTTCTACCGCTCCATGGAGGAACTGCTGCCCATCATCGAACGGGAGGGCATCGACCTGCTGATCGACCCGCACCCGGACGACTTCGTGGAAGAAGGCCTCGCCGCCCTCCGCGTGATCCGCGGCGTCAACTCGAAGAACGTTGGCATGGTCTACGTGGCCTCGCACAGCTTCCACATGAAGAATCCGCCGCTGGACATTATGCGGGCCGCAGGGGACAAGCTGCGGTTGGTGCACGTTGCGGACACCATGGACCACCACGCCTCCCACGGCCTGCGCTACATCACCAACCCGCCGGGCAACCCGGTCCGCGTCCACCAGCACCTGAAAATTGGGGACGGCGACGTGAACTGGGATGAGTTCTTTGGCGGACTGAAGGAGATCGGCTTCCTGGACCGGGACGATACCGTGATGGTGTCCAGCGTCTTCGCGGAAGACGAGAATGCCGACGAGGTTTCCCGCTACCAGCTGGAGACCATGAAGCAGTACGTCCAGAAAGTGAATGGATGA
- a CDS encoding sugar porter family MFS transporter yields the protein MSSPVPADTQSKQPTNHKRALRTVTIISTFGGLLFGYDTGVINGALPYMEEDLGLTPLTEGLVTSSLLFGAAFGALFGGRLADRNGRRRMIMVLAVIFLLGTLACTFAPNTEVMIAARFVLGLAVGGASVTVPVYLAEVSPSARRGRIVTQNELMIVTGQLLAFIFNAYLGNTFGEAGGIWRWMLVIATLPAIALWIGMNFMPESPRWLASMGSFGETLSVLQRIRSQAEARAEFEEVKAMAVEDYKSKMGSWRDLGIPWLRRIFMVGIGLAVIQQITGVNSIMYYGTQILAESGFGREAALTANIANGVISVLATFVGIWLLGKVGRRRMLITGQVGTTTALLLIGLFSLILPEGAARGFVILSLTVTFLAFQQGAISPVTWLMLSEIFPLKMRGLGMGASAFVLWIVNFLVGFGFPQLLAGIGLSNTFFVFAVLGVGAIAFAARYVPETKDKSLEDLEHYFKNVAGERPEAVAERDGEAVPQTR from the coding sequence ATGAGTTCCCCTGTTCCAGCAGATACCCAGTCCAAGCAGCCGACGAACCACAAGCGTGCACTCCGCACTGTCACCATCATCTCCACCTTCGGAGGCCTGCTCTTCGGATACGACACCGGCGTTATCAACGGCGCCCTCCCGTATATGGAGGAGGACCTGGGGCTGACTCCCCTGACGGAGGGGCTGGTAACGTCCTCCCTGCTGTTCGGTGCTGCGTTTGGCGCCCTGTTCGGCGGCCGGCTCGCGGACCGGAATGGGCGCAGGAGGATGATCATGGTCCTCGCGGTCATCTTCCTGCTGGGTACCCTGGCCTGCACTTTCGCGCCGAACACGGAGGTGATGATCGCAGCCCGGTTCGTGCTGGGTCTCGCCGTCGGCGGCGCGTCGGTTACCGTGCCCGTGTACCTGGCGGAAGTGTCTCCGAGCGCCCGCCGCGGACGGATCGTGACCCAGAACGAGCTGATGATCGTCACCGGCCAGCTGCTGGCGTTCATCTTCAATGCCTACCTCGGCAACACCTTCGGCGAGGCCGGCGGCATCTGGCGCTGGATGCTCGTCATTGCGACGCTCCCTGCCATCGCCTTGTGGATCGGGATGAACTTCATGCCGGAAAGTCCGCGCTGGCTGGCTTCCATGGGCAGCTTCGGCGAAACGCTCAGCGTGCTGCAGCGCATCCGTTCGCAGGCTGAAGCGCGCGCGGAGTTCGAAGAGGTCAAGGCCATGGCCGTAGAGGACTACAAGTCCAAGATGGGCTCCTGGAGGGACCTGGGAATTCCATGGCTGCGCAGGATTTTCATGGTGGGGATCGGCCTGGCGGTGATCCAGCAGATCACCGGCGTGAACTCCATCATGTACTACGGAACCCAGATCCTGGCAGAGTCCGGGTTCGGGCGGGAAGCTGCGCTGACAGCCAACATCGCCAACGGCGTCATCTCTGTGCTGGCCACGTTTGTCGGCATCTGGCTCCTGGGCAAGGTGGGCCGCCGCCGGATGTTGATTACGGGCCAGGTAGGGACGACGACGGCGCTGCTGCTGATCGGGCTCTTCTCGCTGATCCTGCCGGAGGGCGCTGCGCGGGGTTTCGTCATCCTGTCGCTGACTGTGACATTCCTGGCCTTCCAGCAGGGCGCCATTTCACCCGTGACCTGGCTGATGCTGTCCGAGATTTTTCCGCTGAAGATGCGCGGGCTCGGCATGGGTGCGTCCGCGTTCGTGCTCTGGATCGTGAACTTCCTGGTGGGCTTCGGCTTCCCGCAACTCCTGGCAGGCATTGGGCTTTCCAACACTTTCTTCGTATTTGCCGTGCTGGGCGTTGGGGCTATTGCCTTTGCCGCCAGGTACGTTCCCGAGACCAAGGACAAGAGCCTTGAGGACCTGGAGCACTACTTCAAGAATGTGGCTGGGGAACGGCCCGAAGCCGTGGCGGAGCGCGACGGCGAGGCCGTGCCGCAGACACGCTGA
- a CDS encoding substrate-binding domain-containing protein yields MKKFSWRKAALVAAVVPMMALSACSSTGGRTEQGGTSGGGQVATTERMKIALVTHAAPGDTFWDILRKGAEEASAKDNVELLYTSDPEGGRQAQLIQQAIDQKVDGIAVTLAKPDALKDALKKATDAGIPVVSLNSGADVWQGLGAFTHFGSDENLAGAAVGEKLLSMGVKRPICVIMEQGNVALDARCAGVKSKIPATENLFVQGTDMTQVSSTVTAKLQATPEADAIIGLGAPFTLTIHKAVESLNLKDKVKIASFDMNGDLAQAIIDGKVAFTVDQQPWLQGYGAIDALWQAKRAGIHVGGGQPVLTGPSIVDQAAAPDVLKFAKEGVR; encoded by the coding sequence GTGAAGAAGTTTTCCTGGCGGAAGGCGGCGCTGGTAGCCGCGGTCGTCCCCATGATGGCACTTAGCGCCTGCTCCAGCACCGGCGGCAGGACCGAACAGGGCGGCACCTCCGGCGGCGGCCAGGTCGCCACTACCGAGCGGATGAAGATCGCTCTCGTCACCCACGCCGCTCCGGGCGACACGTTCTGGGACATCCTGCGCAAGGGCGCCGAGGAAGCCTCGGCGAAGGACAACGTGGAGCTGCTCTACACCTCGGACCCTGAGGGCGGGCGCCAGGCGCAGCTGATCCAACAGGCCATCGACCAGAAAGTTGACGGCATTGCCGTGACCCTGGCCAAGCCGGATGCGCTCAAGGACGCGTTGAAGAAGGCAACGGACGCCGGCATCCCGGTGGTAAGCCTCAACTCCGGAGCCGACGTCTGGCAGGGCCTTGGCGCCTTCACCCACTTCGGTTCGGATGAAAACCTTGCAGGTGCCGCCGTAGGTGAGAAGCTTCTGTCCATGGGCGTCAAGCGTCCCATCTGCGTCATTATGGAGCAGGGAAATGTTGCCCTCGATGCCCGCTGCGCCGGAGTAAAATCCAAGATTCCGGCCACCGAGAACCTGTTCGTCCAGGGCACGGACATGACGCAGGTTTCCTCCACTGTCACCGCGAAGCTCCAGGCCACGCCTGAAGCGGATGCCATCATCGGGCTTGGAGCCCCCTTCACGCTGACGATTCACAAGGCCGTGGAGTCCCTGAACCTGAAGGACAAGGTCAAGATTGCTTCCTTCGACATGAACGGTGATCTTGCCCAAGCGATCATCGATGGCAAGGTTGCCTTCACAGTTGACCAGCAGCCGTGGCTCCAGGGCTACGGCGCCATTGACGCACTCTGGCAGGCCAAGCGCGCAGGCATCCACGTTGGCGGCGGCCAGCCCGTGCTAACCGGCCCCTCAATCGTCGACCAGGCAGCAGCCCCCGACGTCCTCAAGTTTGCCAAGGAGGGTGTCCGCTAG
- a CDS encoding ABC transporter permease, translating to MTITQSVTKSPAVRDERVSKRNPFQKLLARPEVGALVGAIVLFVFFASVSQTFIQPNAFATVLYGSSTIGIMAVGVSLLMIGGEFDLSTGVAVISSALTASMFSWYFSMNVWVGVVLALVVSLAIGFINGWILMKTKLPSFIVTLATFLMLTGLNLGLTRMIGGGVSSPSISDMDGYQAARAIFASSVKIGGVDVNNTVFIWIALVAVASWVLLRTKVGNWIFAVGGDANAARAVGVPVKATKIGLFMAVGFCGWILGMHNLFAFDAVQSGEGVGNEFLYIIAAVIGGCLLTGGYGSAVGGAIGAFIFGMANKGIVYAQWNPDWFKFFLGLMLLLATIVNLYVKRRADASKG from the coding sequence ATGACCATCACCCAAAGTGTGACCAAGTCCCCGGCGGTCCGCGACGAACGCGTCAGCAAGCGGAACCCCTTCCAGAAACTACTTGCGCGTCCCGAAGTAGGCGCGCTCGTCGGCGCAATCGTCCTCTTCGTCTTCTTCGCTTCCGTCTCGCAGACATTCATCCAGCCGAACGCCTTCGCCACCGTCCTCTACGGCAGCTCAACCATCGGCATCATGGCCGTAGGAGTGTCGCTGCTGATGATAGGCGGAGAGTTCGACCTTTCCACCGGTGTGGCCGTGATCAGCTCAGCACTGACAGCCTCGATGTTCAGCTGGTACTTCAGCATGAATGTGTGGGTGGGCGTGGTCCTGGCCCTCGTAGTGTCCTTGGCCATTGGCTTCATCAACGGCTGGATCCTGATGAAGACCAAGCTGCCGAGCTTCATCGTCACCCTTGCCACCTTCCTGATGCTCACCGGCCTCAACCTGGGCCTGACCCGGATGATCGGCGGTGGCGTGTCCTCCCCATCGATCTCCGACATGGACGGCTACCAGGCGGCTCGAGCCATCTTTGCCTCCTCGGTGAAAATCGGCGGCGTGGACGTCAACAACACGGTCTTCATCTGGATCGCGCTGGTGGCCGTGGCGTCCTGGGTTCTGCTGCGCACCAAGGTGGGCAACTGGATCTTCGCCGTTGGCGGCGACGCGAACGCCGCACGCGCCGTGGGCGTGCCCGTCAAAGCCACCAAAATCGGCCTCTTCATGGCCGTCGGATTCTGCGGCTGGATCCTCGGCATGCACAACCTGTTCGCGTTCGACGCCGTGCAGTCCGGTGAAGGCGTGGGCAACGAATTCCTCTACATCATCGCTGCCGTCATCGGTGGCTGCCTCCTGACCGGCGGCTACGGCTCAGCCGTCGGCGGCGCCATCGGTGCCTTCATCTTCGGCATGGCCAACAAGGGCATCGTGTACGCCCAGTGGAACCCGGACTGGTTCAAGTTCTTCCTGGGCCTGATGCTTCTCCTCGCCACCATCGTGAACCTGTACGTCAAGCGCCGTGCAGACGCAAGTAAGGGCTGA
- a CDS encoding ATP-binding cassette domain-containing protein — MNAKQIDQQQLLRDEKDPLTHTPVHLLSLESVGKHYGSIVALTDVTMAVDNGRVTCVLGDNGAGKSTLIKIIAGLHQHDEGVLKVMGEERKFSSPRDALDVGIATVYQDLAVVPLMPIWRNFFLGSELTTGFGPFRKLDVQKMKDVTKKELADMGIDLRDVEQPIGQLSGGERQCVAIARAVYFGAKVLILDEPTAALGVKQSGVVLRYILQARDRGLGVIFITHNPHHAFPVGDRFLLLKRGRSIGYYDKKDITLDELTAQMAGGAELAELAHELEQIGGHGDVVKEVQAEVADVGDAR, encoded by the coding sequence ATGAACGCCAAGCAGATAGACCAGCAGCAGCTCCTCAGGGACGAAAAGGATCCGCTGACCCACACGCCCGTGCACCTGCTGTCCCTGGAGAGCGTGGGCAAGCACTACGGCAGCATCGTTGCCCTTACGGATGTCACGATGGCCGTTGACAACGGCCGCGTTACGTGCGTCCTCGGCGACAACGGGGCAGGCAAGTCCACCTTGATCAAGATCATCGCCGGGCTTCACCAGCATGACGAGGGCGTCCTGAAAGTCATGGGGGAGGAGCGCAAGTTCAGCTCGCCCAGGGATGCCCTGGATGTTGGCATCGCCACGGTCTACCAGGACCTGGCCGTAGTGCCGCTGATGCCCATCTGGCGCAACTTCTTCCTGGGCTCGGAGCTGACCACCGGCTTCGGGCCGTTCAGGAAGCTGGACGTCCAGAAGATGAAGGACGTCACCAAGAAGGAACTTGCGGACATGGGCATCGACCTGCGTGACGTTGAGCAGCCCATCGGCCAGCTCTCCGGCGGTGAGCGGCAGTGCGTCGCGATCGCCCGCGCAGTCTACTTCGGTGCCAAGGTCCTCATTCTGGACGAGCCGACGGCGGCCCTCGGCGTGAAGCAGTCGGGCGTAGTCCTGCGCTACATCCTGCAGGCCCGCGACCGCGGACTCGGCGTTATCTTCATTACCCACAACCCCCACCATGCCTTCCCAGTCGGTGACCGCTTCCTGCTGCTGAAGCGCGGCAGGTCCATCGGCTACTACGACAAGAAGGACATCACCCTTGATGAGCTGACGGCCCAGATGGCCGGCGGCGCCGAGCTCGCCGAGCTCGCCCACGAGCTCGAACAGATCGGCGGGCACGGCGACGTCGTCAAGGAAGTACAGGCCGAGGTTGCTGACGTCGGCGACGCTCGCTGA
- a CDS encoding Gfo/Idh/MocA family oxidoreductase, translating into MRTPAAGQWKDQNQTGPGTTAESAITNSAIHELDIVPWLLHSPIAEVSWQAGRSSRFAGGGLQDPAFMLFRLADGTLATLELFLNAQYGYTTACEVVSERGTTAPPEPAVPAVQEEGQRRSRIPADWRPRFADAYWLQLQAWISALELGEPAPLATGEDGLRASQVAQAMIRSLHSDGAYTKVIY; encoded by the coding sequence TTGCGGACCCCCGCTGCCGGGCAGTGGAAAGACCAAAACCAGACCGGTCCCGGCACCACAGCCGAATCCGCCATCACCAATTCCGCCATCCACGAACTGGACATCGTCCCCTGGCTGCTGCACTCGCCCATCGCCGAGGTCTCGTGGCAGGCGGGCCGGAGTTCCCGCTTCGCCGGCGGCGGCCTCCAGGATCCGGCGTTCATGCTGTTCCGCCTGGCAGACGGAACCCTGGCCACCCTGGAGTTGTTCCTCAATGCACAATACGGCTACACCACCGCGTGTGAGGTTGTGTCGGAGCGGGGCACCACCGCCCCGCCGGAACCGGCGGTCCCGGCCGTGCAGGAGGAAGGCCAGCGGCGCTCACGGATTCCCGCTGACTGGCGTCCCCGCTTCGCCGACGCCTACTGGCTCCAGCTGCAGGCCTGGATCTCCGCGCTCGAACTCGGTGAACCGGCCCCGCTTGCCACGGGAGAGGACGGCCTGCGGGCGTCCCAGGTTGCCCAGGCAATGATCCGGTCGCTGCACAGCGACGGCGCCTACACGAAGGTCATCTACTGA
- a CDS encoding Gfo/Idh/MocA family oxidoreductase: MAYITQNAAAQPAPVRIGLIGSGWMGAFHAESIARRVPGADLAAIADPNVESAQNLAQDLGTAKVTASAEDIFADPEIDAVVIASPARFHSTLIAQAAAAGKHVFCEKPAGQSLAELDAALAAVDEAGVLFQIGFNRRYADDFQAAKKDLAAGTAGTPQLLRSLTRDPGTGSIPNAARVPAWTIFLETLIHDFDTLNWFNEGAEPVEVYAVADALVEPSLRDQGFLDTAVVTIRYSNGAVAVAEANFSALYGYDVRGEVFGSKGMVQAGRSTETAARRYTAEGLSADTPRLNVELFRQAYTDELADFAAAVRAKRDGVPSPSSDVSLAPGAADARRALAMALACIESVKRGAPVAVSEKATL; this comes from the coding sequence TTGGCTTACATCACGCAGAACGCTGCGGCACAGCCCGCACCGGTACGGATTGGACTCATCGGCTCGGGCTGGATGGGTGCCTTCCACGCCGAAAGCATCGCCCGCCGCGTCCCCGGCGCCGACCTTGCCGCCATTGCGGACCCGAACGTAGAGTCCGCGCAGAACCTTGCCCAGGATCTGGGTACCGCGAAGGTGACAGCGAGTGCCGAAGACATCTTCGCCGATCCGGAGATTGACGCCGTGGTCATCGCCAGCCCGGCACGGTTCCACTCAACACTGATTGCCCAAGCGGCGGCAGCCGGAAAGCACGTCTTCTGCGAGAAACCGGCCGGCCAGTCCCTGGCCGAACTGGACGCCGCGCTCGCCGCCGTGGACGAGGCGGGCGTCCTGTTCCAGATCGGATTCAACCGCCGTTACGCCGATGACTTCCAGGCAGCGAAGAAGGACCTCGCCGCCGGAACCGCAGGAACCCCGCAACTCCTGCGCTCGCTGACCCGCGACCCCGGGACCGGAAGCATCCCCAACGCCGCCAGGGTCCCGGCGTGGACCATCTTCCTGGAGACCCTCATCCACGATTTCGACACCCTCAACTGGTTCAACGAGGGTGCCGAACCCGTGGAGGTGTACGCCGTGGCGGACGCGCTTGTGGAGCCGTCCCTGCGCGACCAGGGTTTCCTGGACACGGCGGTGGTGACCATCCGGTACAGCAACGGTGCCGTGGCCGTGGCCGAAGCCAACTTCAGTGCGCTGTACGGTTATGACGTCCGTGGCGAAGTTTTCGGCTCCAAAGGCATGGTGCAGGCCGGCCGGTCCACCGAAACGGCGGCCCGGCGCTACACCGCAGAAGGACTTTCGGCGGATACACCGCGCCTCAACGTGGAGCTGTTCCGCCAGGCCTACACGGACGAACTCGCCGACTTCGCCGCGGCCGTGCGGGCAAAGCGCGACGGCGTGCCCTCGCCGTCGTCCGACGTGAGCCTTGCCCCCGGTGCCGCCGACGCCCGCCGCGCCCTGGCCATGGCGCTGGCCTGCATCGAATCGGTCAAACGGGGCGCCCCTGTCGCCGTCAGCGAGAAGGCCACGCTCTGA
- a CDS encoding TIM barrel protein codes for MRLAVCAEMVFLDLPFVERVRRIHEAGFDVEMWDSRNKDIQALKATGAVFSSMTGYTSGSLVDPETAHDVVRTAEALIPTAHELGVSRMVVHPAELVDGRAARPVYRSSGRMWATGARTLEKLGKLGEKHGLTFCLENLNTILDHPGIPLARAKDTLALVEAAGHPNAKLMLDLYHAQLGEGNLIELVRSAMPYIGEIQVADVPGRCEPGTGEINYAAVARALAEAGYKGTVGMEAWAKDDSNAALDAFRTAFTVYAEEKS; via the coding sequence ATGCGGCTGGCCGTCTGCGCCGAAATGGTCTTCCTGGACCTTCCGTTCGTGGAACGGGTACGGCGGATCCACGAGGCGGGATTCGACGTTGAAATGTGGGATTCCCGGAACAAAGACATCCAGGCGCTTAAGGCTACCGGCGCCGTCTTTTCCTCCATGACCGGCTACACGTCCGGCAGCCTGGTGGACCCGGAGACGGCCCACGACGTGGTGCGGACAGCTGAAGCTCTGATCCCCACTGCCCACGAACTCGGCGTCAGCCGCATGGTGGTGCACCCGGCGGAACTTGTGGACGGCCGGGCCGCCCGCCCGGTCTACCGATCCTCCGGCCGCATGTGGGCCACGGGCGCCCGGACGTTGGAAAAGCTCGGGAAGCTGGGCGAAAAGCATGGCCTGACGTTCTGCCTGGAAAACCTGAACACCATCCTGGACCACCCCGGTATTCCGCTGGCACGCGCCAAGGACACCCTGGCACTGGTGGAGGCCGCGGGGCACCCGAACGCCAAACTGATGCTGGATCTTTACCACGCGCAGCTGGGGGAGGGGAACCTCATCGAACTTGTGAGGTCGGCGATGCCGTACATCGGTGAAATCCAGGTGGCGGACGTTCCGGGACGCTGCGAGCCGGGCACCGGGGAAATCAACTACGCGGCTGTGGCCCGGGCCCTCGCCGAAGCTGGCTATAAGGGCACAGTCGGCATGGAGGCGTGGGCGAAGGATGACAGCAACGCAGCCCTCGACGCCTTCCGGACCGCTTTTACCGTCTATGCAGAGGAAAAATCATGA
- a CDS encoding Gfo/Idh/MocA family oxidoreductase, with protein MKNATLGLVGVGRIGVMHAQNIVALNEVLNPKGINVTLRLTDVAEEHARSVAAGLGAEYLSSVDALLASGIDGLVVATGTATHPELIKAGVDAGIPVFCEKPVAMNVADALPVLDYIRDSNGVVQIGHQRRFDAGYREARRAYQAGELGWIHSLRAVTCDMAPPPVEFLATSGGLFRDCSVHDFDILRWLTGREIVEVYAKGSNNGDPAIGEAGDVDTALALVTFDDGTVGTVSATRYNGAGHDVRLEIQGSNRSLMVGLDEKTAMASAEPGVAFPSGEPHRTFAERFDQAYRSEMAAFVELVLGERDNPCTPEDAVAASRVADAAQESLASGLPVRVAGAVASQVS; from the coding sequence ATGAAGAATGCAACGCTTGGTTTGGTCGGCGTAGGCCGGATCGGCGTCATGCACGCCCAGAACATCGTCGCCCTCAACGAGGTGTTGAATCCGAAGGGAATTAACGTGACCCTCCGGCTCACGGACGTGGCCGAAGAGCATGCCCGGAGCGTGGCCGCGGGCCTCGGCGCCGAGTACCTTTCTTCTGTGGATGCACTGCTCGCCTCCGGCATCGACGGCCTGGTGGTGGCCACGGGCACGGCGACCCATCCCGAACTGATCAAGGCGGGAGTGGACGCCGGCATCCCGGTCTTCTGCGAAAAGCCGGTGGCCATGAACGTTGCGGACGCCCTGCCCGTCCTGGACTACATCCGGGACAGCAACGGTGTGGTCCAGATCGGCCATCAGCGGCGTTTCGATGCCGGCTACCGTGAGGCACGGCGGGCATACCAGGCCGGCGAGCTGGGATGGATCCACTCCCTGCGCGCGGTCACCTGCGACATGGCTCCGCCGCCCGTGGAGTTCCTGGCAACCTCCGGTGGACTCTTCCGGGACTGTTCAGTCCACGACTTCGATATCCTGCGCTGGCTGACAGGCCGCGAGATCGTCGAGGTCTACGCCAAAGGCTCCAACAACGGTGACCCGGCAATCGGCGAAGCAGGGGACGTGGACACCGCATTGGCCCTGGTGACGTTCGACGACGGGACAGTAGGCACGGTTTCGGCCACGCGGTACAACGGAGCAGGCCATGACGTGCGCCTGGAGATCCAGGGATCCAATCGGTCACTAATGGTGGGGCTGGACGAAAAGACAGCCATGGCCTCGGCCGAACCCGGCGTCGCTTTCCCTTCGGGTGAGCCGCACAGGACCTTCGCCGAGCGCTTCGACCAGGCCTACCGTTCCGAAATGGCCGCCTTCGTTGAGCTTGTCCTGGGCGAGCGGGACAACCCGTGCACGCCCGAGGACGCCGTGGCCGCCTCCCGGGTGGCAGACGCCGCGCAGGAATCCCTGGCCAGCGGCCTCCCGGTACGCGTGGCAGGAGCCGTAGCCAGCCAAGTGTCCTGA